TTTCAGACCTGAAGTCTAGTTTTTTTGAAATAACAGAATTTGGCTTGGGGTCTTCATCAGTTTTTCGTTTCTTTACTAGTGGCTCTACAATTTCATCTGTTTGTAAATATTTGCttaaattttctgaaaaaaaaagcattgtcattaactaataattaaaattcaatataaattaatgtttcatTAACTCCCATTTGTTACCTTTAACGATAGATATGGCATGCATAATATATTCTCTAGTATTGACATCTTTACATAATAAAGGCTGTACAGATAGTGTGTAGTCAGGTCCATAATTCATCCAAAAACAATGCTCAGGTATTATTTCATCCAGTTCAATTCCTGTGACGAGAGCTGTCAGTGAAGTCCACAACTTTGCAGTATTACTGTTGTTATACCCTCCTAAAAGTAAtgcaatttttttcaattttatagtaTTTCCTAATATGAGCAATTCTTTATAATTTACCTTAGGTGGATTAGCTTTCTCTAATACAAAACATGGTCCAATCCAAGCATGCAAACAAACACtgatatcacatgtctcaaatggtgaaggaaaaagatcATGAGTAAACcggcataacagagaattttcttaactctctgcgtgtgtgaagtctgctaatccccattgggccagggtggtggactattggcctaatccctctcgttcagagacgagactcgagctcagcagtgagccgaataggggttgataatgattatgtaagaaaattaccTCCTCCCAAAAGCAATGTGGGTTTTCGTTTATCAAGAACCTTTTGAATGCAAGAGCTATATCCTCGTATGGTGAGTCCAGCTCCACCGATTGGGTCATGAGCAAGTGCATCCGCTCCACACTGAACCACTATGGCGTCAGGCATGAAACATGAGTATACCATGGTAAATACACTAAAATCAGAGTACAATTATTTGCCATATAAGTCTGATACCCTTGGTTACTTGACAAACATTTAatctacatctatacttataataaatctgtaaagaggtcaattatatacatgaaatatattttcaaaataactatcagggggtaattagtgatcgatactgataccaaaaatgcaattagtaaaatttttgtctgtctgtatgtttgttatagaaacaaaaactactcgacggattttaacgaaacttggtacaattattcttcatactcctgggcaagttatagtatacttttcatcatgttacaataaataggagcaaagcagtgaaatctctatatgtgtgaagtctgataaTGAAGATGCTTAGCTAAAATAACATTTACTTATCAAAGGCATATTCGAAGGTGGCATCTGAATAGAATGCGTGCAGTGGGAAATTACACATATAGCCTTTTCCTTTTAATGTGCCTATATCTTCTATCAGTCCTGAGCCAGGGTAGAAACCAGCTTCACATTTGTGAAATGACAGTGTAAATACAGATTTGCTCAAATTGTATGCATCTTGAACACCATTacctacaaataatataatacaaataaaaattaaattagtctCACTGTAAAAAGTCGTAGTCATCACTATTAGTCTGTACAAGGCTCAAGGGCTTTTTATTACAGGAGAGagatatgttttttaaaatctgtacttataataaaactgtaacagttaaaattctgtacattgaagatattttgaaaattttagttggagggaagtttataaatataataatcaatactgaagctaaaaatacttatttctaattttttatcagtctgtctgtttgtatttttgttgacctggcatcacgctgaaactactaaatgaaattaaaaaacttggcacaatgcccttcaattaaaattttctaaatatcttcaatgtacagaatttgaccaattacaattttattataagtatagataataattataattatagctgtaaagaaaaaaaacaacaattcaTACCATGGTGTACATCCAAGTCAATATAAAGTATATCTGAATACTTTAATTTTAGTGTTTCTATAGCAATGACTATATCATTAACATAACAAAACCCTTCTGCACCAAATCtgtgaaaaatacaataattattaattttcttatattataatattattatagataagtaAGGATTACTTACATCATGACATACAATATGATAATAAGATCTTTCTTATAACTCTAGTTTTATGAAATGTCTTAACATAGAAGACGCAGCTATATTAACATTGGTTAATCATATCATATATCATAACTAGCTTATAGAAACtagagatgaatatcttagcaatccaagGATTCGccgtgcaggtgccaggtcAATCACGTGGCAGAAAGACAAGCTCCAGAAAAAATACAAAGTCCactacttaaatattaatttcaataaatcatAAAACATTAAACAGCAAAATGCATGCATCAGAATCTGTATCCGCTAAGTTGGTGATAGCCACAATAGTAATTTGACAGGTAATGGTTGCTCatggaaaataatattatgttaagaaatatttttttacagtttacactgtatttgcaaataaatgattgattgattgcacTTACAGATCATACCAAATTCTAACAGGCTCAGTTGACTTTTGTTTGAATTCAGAGAATAGGGAATGAGAAAGCCAACTTTTTATCATATAAACTGgtagacaccgcgcggtttcactcgcgtggttcccgttctagcaatatggtgataaaatatagcctatagccttcctcgataaatgggctatctaacactgaaagaatttttcaaatcggaccagtagctcctgaggtTAGaatgttcaataaaataaacaaactaactcttcagctttataatattagaatagataaaTACCTGTGAGCATGGTGCCACCCTCCGCACCAATTAATAGCAACATCAGCCAAATTAAGAAGTAGACATTTGGCTGCGGTCACAGAACTTCCAGCAATTGTTGCTACTGCCTCATACATATTAGAAATGGGTGGACAATCATATCCTGCAAggagtaaaattaattatttattattatgcttCCCTCCTCATAGGaaaggggatatagagcttagacccaccacacagCTCCAATGTCTGTTGGTAGGCTAAGGGAGATATGGGGGCCTAGCATGTAACCAAGTGCagagaaatagaaaaaatgtTGTGCAATGGTGACAGTTTTCACAGACTCTTCTCTTTCGTCCCATTGCAATAAAAGATATAGCGGTATTTCCAGCTGTGCCACCATTGGTTGAAGTTAGTCTATTTACCTTCACAAGATATGTTGTTGGTCACATGTAAGTACTAAAGgacatgaaattattttatagttatttatatatctatttcAGGCTGGAGTAGTAAGGTACAAATGAGTTTGTGTGTAAAC
Above is a window of Bicyclus anynana chromosome 8, ilBicAnyn1.1, whole genome shotgun sequence DNA encoding:
- the LOC112049990 gene encoding histone deacetylase 8 isoform X1; protein product: MSNRKVVYIWEEKLIQHCDRLPAVEKRASMVHSLITAYGLLNHVIVVRSTPATYSDLKLFHSDLYLDHLKRFGQIDDEDGYMPTPEDEEYGLGYDCPPISNMYEAVATIAGSSVTAAKCLLLNLADVAINWCGGWHHAHRFGAEGFCYVNDIVIAIETLKLKYSDILYIDLDVHHGNGVQDAYNLSKSVFTLSFHKCEAGFYPGSGLIEDIGTLKGKGYMCNFPLHAFYSDATFEYAFDNVFTMVYSCFMPDAIVVQCGADALAHDPIGGAGLTIRGYSSCIQKVLDKRKPTLLLGGGGYNNSNTAKLWTSLTALVTGIELDEIIPEHCFWMNYGPDYTLSVQPLLCKDVNTREYIMHAISIVKENLSKYLQTDEIVEPLVKKRKTDEDPKPNSVISKKLDFRSENNMDVQYEVTDKTVDIYEFLD
- the LOC112049990 gene encoding histone deacetylase 8 isoform X2 — translated: MVHSLITAYGLLNHVIVVRSTPATYSDLKLFHSDLYLDHLKRFGQIDDEDGYMPTPEDEEYGLGYDCPPISNMYEAVATIAGSSVTAAKCLLLNLADVAINWCGGWHHAHRFGAEGFCYVNDIVIAIETLKLKYSDILYIDLDVHHGNGVQDAYNLSKSVFTLSFHKCEAGFYPGSGLIEDIGTLKGKGYMCNFPLHAFYSDATFEYAFDNVFTMVYSCFMPDAIVVQCGADALAHDPIGGAGLTIRGYSSCIQKVLDKRKPTLLLGGGGYNNSNTAKLWTSLTALVTGIELDEIIPEHCFWMNYGPDYTLSVQPLLCKDVNTREYIMHAISIVKENLSKYLQTDEIVEPLVKKRKTDEDPKPNSVISKKLDFRSENNMDVQYEVTDKTVDIYEFLD